The genomic region TAATATTATAAAATGGCTTTATCCTCTTCCTCCAATTTCAGAGCAAAAAAGAATTGTTACTAGAATTGGAGAAATATTTAATGTTTTAGACGATATTCAAAGAGATCTCATCTAATTTTTTCATTAATGTATTGATAGTTCTACATATTTTGACCTGTTCATTTAACGGTGGAATTGGAATAAGAGTTTCTGCAATAAATTCTTTTCCAATTCTCTGTTTTCCTACAGCACCGGTAAAATTATTGATTCCTTCCTTTATGAAAATATCTGTTTTTATAAACCAAAATACATATTCATTGAAAATATATTTATTGTTTGTTCGTAATATATGTAATTCTGTTGTTCAAGCCCCATATTTATTCTTTCGGCATATTTTTAATAATAACAAGAACTCACACTGCAAGTATACTTTCCATATAAGCGAGAAATCGCAAATCTTGTTTGTTTGGAGGTCGCTATGGAAATTAACAAGTATTTACGTTTATTCACAAAGAGCAGCTACAGGAGTTCGTGTCAGCAAATTTATTCAGATAAAAGTTGATACGGTCACTGTGTAACGAGATCAACAAAATATAATAAGTATGTCATAATTTTTACTGGTCTTTTTACACAGCAACAATGCATGGCTCATTGTAATCCGGAATGAGTGAATCATGTGTAATAAAGGTCAATTTGTCAATTTTTGCTTGTGAAAGTAGAAGTTTATCAAACGGATCATGATGTTCCGGCGTATGTATAGGACGCTGCAGCGTATCGACTGCAAGAATATGCCTCCGTTCTATTGGATATTCTACAAATCCCTGACTTTCACACAATTCTATAAATCTTTTAGGTGACAGGCTCATCTGTTCCGGCTTGCGTGAATGTTTTATACTGATTTCCCATACAGACACAAGAGAAAAATAAATTTCATTTTCCTCGTTTTCTATAATGGCACGTGCTTTTACTGAAAGCTGATCATCTCCTGTTAAAAACCAAATCAAAATGTGTGTATCGCAAAGAATTTTCATCATACAGCTCCAAAAAGTTTTGCAATCTCGCCATTATCTTCATCAAAATTCCTCGGATACGAAAATTCACCTTTTGCAATACCAAAACAGCGTTTTACTGTTTTAATCTGCGAATGAACAGGTTCAACAACCTTTGTATTTTTTAAATTATCTGCAATCATAAAAAGAAGTTGAATTTTCTGTTCATAAGGCATTTCTAAAACCTGAGTTTCTATTTGCGCATACTGTTCATAGGACATTTGCAAACCTCCGCTTAATTCATTATAACATAAGTATTTATTTTTATGCTAGCTTATTGTTTACTCGTAAAGATGGTCACTAGCTGATGCTTTACTCCGCTCTGCACCGGAACAAAGGAAATTAAAGCTCGCTTCTAATCACCTTATAAGTGCTGCAATATCCGATTTGTCAAGAGAAAATTATTCTGTTAGTACAGCTTTGATGAAATCAAGCTGAGTAAATAGTTCTTCAACATGACCATCAGTATATTTTTGATAATAACAAGAACTCACACTGCAAGTATACTTTCCATATAAGCGATAAATCGCAAATCTTGTTTATTTGGAGGTCGTTATGGAAAACGGCGAAACTTTTGAAGCGTATCTGAAGAAAAGCAATCTTTCTCAGAATACTCTTACATCCTATGTATGGACAGTTAAATACTACACAGAACATTATGATTCTGTCAGCAAAGAAAATCTGCTTGCATACAAAGGCTATCTGATTGAGTTCTTTAAACCGAAGACGGTGAATTTAAGGATTCAGGGAATTAACAAGTATTTACAATTTATCCACAAAGAACAGTTGCAGTTAAAGTTTGTAAAAGTTCAGCAGAAAAACTTTCTTGAAAATGTTATCAGCAATGCGGACTACCAGTTTTTAAAATCGAGTCTTAAAAAAGACGGAAATCGTGAATGGTATTTTGTTGTATGGTTCCTCGCAGCTACAGGAGCTCGTGTCAGCGAACTTATTCAAATAAAAGTTGAGCATGTAAAATTAGGATATTTTGATCTATATTCAAAGGGAGGAAAACTGAGGCGTCTTTATATTCCAAAAATTTTGAAGGAAGAAGCCTTACAATGGCTGGAATCCGTCGGGCGACAATCCGGCTATCTGTTTTTAAATCGCTTTGAAAAGCATATTACCACTCGTGGTATTGCACAGCAGCTAAAAAGTTATGCCAGAAAATACGGAATAAATGAAAAAGTTGTCTATCCGCATTCATTCAGGCATCGTTATGCAAAGAATTTCCTTGAAAAGTTCAATGATATTTCCCTTCTTGCCGATTTGATGGGGCATGAAAGTATCGAAACAACACGCATTTATTTACGCCGTACTGCAAGCGAACAGCGGGAACTGGTTGATAGCATTGTAACGTGGTAAAAATTGAAACTGTCCAGAAACTGTTACGCAATCCGCTTTGGCGGATATGATAAATCATTGCCTTACAGAAAAAGCCGATAGGCTTTCAGTTTTTGGACAGGGCTTACTAAACATAGAGGATTTTTTTACATATTTCTAAAAGATGTTTTTTTATTAAAACCGTGATTTACTATCTTTTCACAATCGGTTAAACCTGTTGATTCACAGTTTCGATCATTTTTAAGTGAAAATAAATATGTTCCCATACTATAATAAATTTGTTCAGGAGGAATCATAGCAGGGATACCTATATTCTTTAAGATATAAAAATCGTCTTGTAAACCGAAATTTCTTATAGTCAGTTCCGAAAGTTTGATATTTTTAAGTTTCTTTTTAGTGAGTGCATGCATATGATGTCTTTCGCATTCTATCGAAACTATATCCAAAACTTTTCCCCGATAGTCAAAGTCTTCAAAAGTTTTTATAAGCTCCATTGTATAAGATTTTAAAATGCAATTACGGAAATCAGTTTCATCAATTTCCAATTTAAGACCAATAAGAAATAATGCAACTCCGGCACGAATAGCAAACAATTTATTATATTCAGAATACTCCTTTGGAGAAAACCAATATAGATGCTGATGATAGTTATGTTCTTTAACATGCTTACTTAAAATATTGAAGAAATCTTCATGCCGTAAAGGGATAGAACCGCGTCTATCAAATGTTACACCGTCATCACTATCTACCTGATGAGCCAAGTAATCATAATAATCTTTATTCTTGTCTATTATTCTCAATGTACAACCCCTAATTAAAAACGATACATATCAAACTCTTCCCGGTTGTCGGCCTGAATCGACTGTTATTCATCGCTAATCTCTTTCAGTTTTTTAATAGTATCTTGACCTTTTCTCCATACATCCATCGAACCAAAACAATATGTTACGGCCTCATCTTCATCGCCAAATCCATAATAGTCCGGTAAATATTCAGGCAATTCACTTTTATGCAGTAAATACTTCACTATATACGGATTTGCCTTTTTGGCTTTTATGTATTTTTTTAAGATTTTTGCGTCGCTTTCTTGCTTTTTTATAGAAAGTAATAGGTCGCTAAACAACATGAATGCAGTTTCTTCCTGATATTGTTTTAGTAATTCGGTTCCTTAAAATGCAACAGTCGAACAAAATATCAATTTTGAAGACTGTTGCATTCATGCGCGATAGCGCGCATACAATCTGCGATGTTTGTGATAAGCAAACTCGACATTTATTTTCAGCCACGCTATTTTAGCGGTTGAAAATAAACCTTCACTCAAAATGTCTCCCATTGTCGGAGTTTCAATATAATCAACCATACTATTTTCCTAGTAGTGTCTACAATATCTACATTTTTCTTGATGCTACTTTATGAATTATATTCGGAAGCCATTTTGAAAACTTCTGTTTATAAACACGCTCGGTTTCTTTGTCCATAAAACTCTTTATTCGTGCGGAGGGGTTAATACCTCGACGCTTGCGCCGAGGTTGTTGATTACACTGGTACTATAACCGTATTATGTGTATATGTCAAACAGATTTTTATACTGAATCCATAAACAGGAATCTCAAAAAAGACTACTTTACGATATGGAAAATCTATAAACAGGGAAATACCTCATGTAATAGGTCACAGATATTACGTCCAATACAAAAATTGAACTATAGTTATCTTAACCTGATCACAACCAAACTAATCTGCCAGTGCAGCTATAATAGAATCAAGCTGAGCAAATAGCTTTTCAATTTTAGTCACAATTCTTTGTTGTTCAGCAAGCGGGGGGAGAGGGATGAGAAAATCATTTATTTGAGCAAGAATAATACGTTTTAATGCAGAACCTTTTGCCTCTTTTTTCATTTTATTCTGTAATAAATCAGATATTAAAATATATGCTAGAAACCAAGATAAAATTTCATTTGAAGGTTTGATAAGAGCAATACTTGATAACATACTAAAAGGATAATTTAAATTATTAACAGCAACTTCTCCAATAGTTCCGTCTTTAGTTAATAAGATATCATTCAACTCAGGTGAACATCTACTATAAATAGACTCATGTATTTCTTTAGAAATATACGTTGCATCATCTAAGCAAATGGCTAGATTTTTTATATTCTTTGCTGTGATATAAAGAAAGTCTCCTGAGGCGCTATTCGATGGTGAATTATGCGTACCATCAGTAATTGGCTTTCTGCATACTTCGGGCAGTCTACACCACGTCCACCCCTCCGGTACATCAAACGGGATTTCGTCAGAAATATTTTCCTCGCAGCCATCGGCATATTTTTGATAATAAGAATTATCAGTAGGCTTCCTATAGATATACGAATCATTCTTGCCGCGTTTTATCTCTCCGGCTGCGATTTTAGCCTCCTTTTCAGCACGCAGTCTTTCCAGCATCACGCTTGCAGGTTCGTCGGCAGGGTCTTGCTTCACCAGTTTTCCATGAATTGCAAGGTCAAGAATTTTTGACTTTACCTGTTTGACAGCTGTTTGCAGGTCTGCTTTGTTTTGTTCCATCAGGTCGATTTGTGTAAAGATTGCTTCGATTGCTGTAACGATGCGGTGCTGCTCAGTGAGTGGGGGAAGAGCTAAGAAAATTGGATAAATAGATTTACCAGAAATAACAGGTTGTGCTGTTGAATTAGAATAGTTACTTAAATTTAAAAATTGCAATGCAAATGATAAAAATGTTAAATCACAATATGCGGTATTAAATGTTGTAATAAATGCATTATCAGTTATCCATGCTTTTCCTTTTGTAATATGAATGGTTCCACAATTAAAACCTACACGCCCAATTATCATTGTAGGAATATCTATATTAAATTCTGAATAATAACCAGTAATACCATTTCCACCATAAATAGGATATTTACCCGATTGATTTTCTCGAACTTTTATTGCATCTCCAGATTTTATATTTATAATCTCCCCCAATCTGCACCACGCCCAGCCCTCCGGTACAGCAAACGGAATTTCATCTTCAATATCCTTCACCCTGCCGTCTGCGAACTTCTCATAGTGCCTGTTATACAATCATAGGCATCTGCAAAAAACTCAGGTATAATTTCTAGAAATGCTCGCAAAAAGAAGGCAAGTACACTCACCATATTTTAAGTATTTGCCCTGAGCTTTCACTTTCCCCTAGTCAAGGCCTCGATAAACTCATACAATAAGACGTCTGTTTTTTTCACGCGGT from Treponema vincentii harbors:
- a CDS encoding restriction endonuclease subunit S: MLRTNNKYIFNEYVFWFIKTDIFIKEGINNFTGAVGKQRIGKEFIAETLIPIPPLNEQVKICRTINTLMKKLDEISLNIV
- a CDS encoding type II toxin-antitoxin system VapC family toxin; translation: MMKILCDTHILIWFLTGDDQLSVKARAIIENEENEIYFSLVSVWEISIKHSRKPEQMSLSPKRFIELCESQGFVEYPIERRHILAVDTLQRPIHTPEHHDPFDKLLLSQAKIDKLTFITHDSLIPDYNEPCIVAV
- a CDS encoding DUF2281 domain-containing protein, with protein sequence MSYEQYAQIETQVLEMPYEQKIQLLFMIADNLKNTKVVEPVHSQIKTVKRCFGIAKGEFSYPRNFDEDNGEIAKLFGAV
- a CDS encoding tyrosine-type recombinase/integrase, giving the protein MENGETFEAYLKKSNLSQNTLTSYVWTVKYYTEHYDSVSKENLLAYKGYLIEFFKPKTVNLRIQGINKYLQFIHKEQLQLKFVKVQQKNFLENVISNADYQFLKSSLKKDGNREWYFVVWFLAATGARVSELIQIKVEHVKLGYFDLYSKGGKLRRLYIPKILKEEALQWLESVGRQSGYLFLNRFEKHITTRGIAQQLKSYARKYGINEKVVYPHSFRHRYAKNFLEKFNDISLLADLMGHESIETTRIYLRRTASEQRELVDSIVTW
- a CDS encoding restriction endonuclease subunit S codes for the protein MKDIEDEIPFAVPEGWAWCRLGEIINIKSGDAIKVRENQSGKYPIYGGNGITGYYSEFNIDIPTMIIGRVGFNCGTIHITKGKAWITDNAFITTFNTAYCDLTFLSFALQFLNLSNYSNSTAQPVISGKSIYPIFLALPPLTEQHRIVTAIEAIFTQIDLMEQNKADLQTAVKQVKSKILDLAIHGKLVKQDPADEPASVMLERLRAEKEAKIAAGEIKRGKNDSYIYRKPTDNSYYQKYADGCEENISDEIPFDVPEGWTWCRLPEVCRKPITDGTHNSPSNSASGDFLYITAKNIKNLAICLDDATYISKEIHESIYSRCSPELNDILLTKDGTIGEVAVNNLNYPFSMLSSIALIKPSNEILSWFLAYILISDLLQNKMKKEAKGSALKRIILAQINDFLIPLPPLAEQQRIVTKIEKLFAQLDSIIAALAD